AGCACCACTACTAACTCCAAGGGTTATGACTTCTAAGAAGATAGTTAGGGCTGCCAGCACATCTGTCCACCTCTAGCTCATTGTTTTTCCTCCTCAGCAAAAGCGCAAACTTCGGATCTATATTTCCAATACATTCAGCCCCAGCAAGGCAGATGGTGATAATGCAGGAGCTGCAGGGACCCCCGGGGGAACCCCAGCGGCAGACAAGGTGGCTTCCTGGGAACTTCGAGTGGAAGGAAAACTTCTGGATGATGTGAGTTGGGGTAGGAGTTGTTGGAGGGGAGAAGGCGTGTGTGAATGTAGACTGGACAGACATGAGTACTCTTTAAGAAGTCCTAGCATAGGGAAAGGGCACATCCTTTTTCAGTTAGAGGTTAGAGTTGGGGTGGAGAGGGTTGTTTCTATGCTGGGGGTAGGCAAGTGCTCCAGCACAGCTTGAGGACGAACACCTGCAGTATTACACCTTCCCTCTAGATGGCAGTCATGTGTCTTGGATTTACTCACTCACTGGTTGGCAGTGGGGTTAATGGGGAGCCCTTTTCCTGCCAGTTTGCCAAAACTTTGAATGCTACTTCAGGACGCAAGACTGTACTTTGAGCTCCAGGATTgagttgtttcttctcttttgattaatGAATTCAGCAGCACACCCATCTTACAGCTCTTTCCATTCCCAGCCTAGCAAACAGAAGAGGaagttttcatctttctttaagAGCCTTGTCATTGAGCTGGACAAGGAACTGTATGGGCCTGACAACCATCTGGTGGAGGTGAGAATGCTAGATAGAGCCCGGGAGGGACAAGCTGCCAGGGGATACAGGGCATAAACTCAATGTGCTGGTTGAGTGCTGTAGCCTCTGTGTTAGTGGTAAACTCTGCTCCCCTCTTCTCGGACAGTGGCATCGGATGCCCACCACCCAAGAAACAGATGGCTTTCAGGTGAAACGACCAGGAGATCTCAATGTCAAGTGCACCCTCCTGCTCATGCTGGATCATCAGGTGACAGATGCCCAGGGATTCATGCAGGGAAGGGGAGCAGGTTCCTCTaactcagcagttctcaacttgggGTGCCGAATgatcttttcacaggggttgcctaagaccatcagaaaacacagatatttacattagacttcataaaagtagcaaaatttcagtATGACATAgcaacaataattttatggtgagGAGCTGTGTTagagggccacagcattaggaaggttgagagccactgctctgcccccttcctcttctgtctctgcaCAGAGCCTTTCTTTactcctctgtcccttcccagcctcctcAGTATAAACTGGACCCCCGACTGGCGAGGCTGCTGGGAGTGCACACACAGACGAGGGCTGCCATCATGCAGGCACTGTGGCTTTACATCAAACACAACCAGCTGCAGGATGGGCACGAGCGGGAGTACATCAACTGCAATCGTTACTTCCGCCAGGTCAGCTGCTGCTCCCTTCTTGTTCTTCAATCCCTGGCATCCGCATTGGAACCCTAGTGGGCAAGTGCTCAGTCAGTCTTTGGACTGCCGTTTACTGGCCCTGGTGGAGTCTACTCCCCCGTGCCCTCAGGCATCACCAGGCCTTTGATGCTCTTTTTAGATCTTCAGCTGTGGCCGACTCCGTTTCTCTGAGATTCCCATGAAGCTGGCTGGATTGTTGCAGCATCCAGACCCCATTGTTATCAATCACGTCATTAGGTAAACGGAAGGAAGGGAAACGGGATGGCTCTTTGGGAACAGAATTCACCCTGGAACTGCTCGAAAAGTAGGCTTGGTGGTGGTTGGGATGTACATAGCCATGTTTCCACTGCCTCTCCTGTGCTGTCTGTAGCGTGGATCCCAACGACCAGAAGAAGACAGCCTGCTATGACATTGACGTGGAGGTGGATGACCCACTCAAGGCCCAGATGAgcaattttctggcctctaccaCCAACCAGCAGGAGATTGCCTCTCTTGATGTCAAGGTAAGTCCTTTGTCTCCACAGCCGCTGAGGCCAGAGTGAGGGTGAGCTGATCTGTCATTTCCACAGAGCACACTGAGGCTAGGACCTCTGGACCTAGATCTAAGAACAGACTCCAGGGCTGGAGTACATTTGATACTTGCACCCCTTCTGCAGATCCATGAGACTATTGAGTCCATCAACCAGCTGAAGACCCAGAGGGATTTCATGCTTAGCTTTAGCACTGACCCCCAGGACTTCATCCAGGAATGGCTCCGTTCCCAGCGCCGAGACCTCAAGGTATAGTCCTCTTTTTGAAGGTGGTCCCACCTAACACACTAAGCACTATTCTAGTCCCAGAGCAAGCAGACTGGCTCAGGGGTAGGAATTATGCCACACCTTAATCTTTGTAGATCATCACGGATGTGATTGGGAATCCTGAGGAGGAGAGACGAGCTGCTTTCTACCACCAGCCCTGGGCTCAGGAAGCAGTTGGGAGGCACATCTTTGCCAAGGTGAGGCTCTGCCGTTTTAGCCTCCTTTTCCTGAGAAGCTGAAGTCTGAGCCATGCTTTCTCTTCTCCAGGTGCAGCAGCGAAGGCAGGAACTGGAACAGGTGCTGGGTATTCGCCTGACCTAACTGCTCAGggattgcttccttccttcccagccccGGAACCTGCAGGAGACTGTCCTCTTGGTTTTGGCTGGCTGGGGCTGCAGACATGTAGGGTGGAGTGAGGTGTGTCTCCTGTCACCCTTTACTCCCCAGCTAGAGTTTCATAAATGTAGTGCTAGCATCCCTCATTGCTTGGTCCCCAAAGCCTTATTACCTACCATTTAGCATTGGCTTTAATTGGGTCCCTAAGATGCCGCCTCAGCCCCTGCAGGCAGGCCCGTGGACTGCTGGAAGTTGTGCTTTAACTTtgtgacagacatttctgaaCCAAAGGCTGCTGGGTTTGCATGTTTACAGGCTCCACCCTAGGGCCAGTGTCAGCTGGCTTTGGGGAGCTGGGCAAGGAAGAGGAGGCGCAGCCCAGACTCTTCCTGGCCTTTCAACCAAAGTTCTTTGCCATTCCTACAAGCCCAGCCTTGCTGCTGGTTTGTCCTTTCGTGGGGTATTTGCACTATTTGGGGAGCAAGTTTTTCTATGTGGGAGCCACTTTTTTGTACAGAGGTAACTGGGATTTTCAGGGAGCCCTACTTGgtgcctccttccttcttttcttttcttgatctaTGCAAGCGGCTGCAGCCGCCATCATCTCCTGGGATGCCTGGGGCTGCCCACCCCCAGCTGCTTGGGCAGGTGGAGTCTCCCAGAGGGAGGGAATGTGCCAGTTCTCTAATCCAGCTAAAGTAGGGGTGTGTGCatgctggagaggaaggagaaaggtggaaGCTGGGAGGATTACTGTTACCTTTTGCAGTTGGTCTTAAAGAGGGTGGGCCTAAGGCTTGGCAAATGCCACTTCTGGCAAACTTGGAAAattccaaataaatccttttgttTACTTGTGGTGCCCAGAGCTGGTCATTGAACAGTGCAGTCACTTATTAACAGACTGGAGTTCGAGAGTTTACCGCACAGACCTTTATTGGAGGGATCCACACAAAGGACACACCCTCATTTCCATAGCTTCTTGATGGACATATTTTTCTCACTGTCCTTTTGCATGACCTGG
This Peromyscus leucopus breed LL Stock chromosome 8b, UCI_PerLeu_2.1, whole genome shotgun sequence DNA region includes the following protein-coding sequences:
- the Smarcd2 gene encoding SWI/SNF-related matrix-associated actin-dependent regulator of chromatin subfamily D member 2, which codes for MSGRGAGGFPLPPLSPGGGAVAAALGAPPPPAGPGMLPNPALRGPGPSGGLGVPGAAAFRPMGPAGPAAQYQRPGMSPGSRMPMAGLQVGPPAGSPFGTAAPLRPGMPPTMMDPFRKRLLVPQAQPPMPAQRRGLKRRKMADKVLPQRIRELVPESQAYMDLLAFERKLDQTIARKRMEIQEAIKKPLTQKRKLRIYISNTFSPSKADGDNAGAAGTPGGTPAADKVASWELRVEGKLLDDPSKQKRKFSSFFKSLVIELDKELYGPDNHLVEWHRMPTTQETDGFQVKRPGDLNVKCTLLLMLDHQPPQYKLDPRLARLLGVHTQTRAAIMQALWLYIKHNQLQDGHEREYINCNRYFRQIFSCGRLRFSEIPMKLAGLLQHPDPIVINHVISVDPNDQKKTACYDIDVEVDDPLKAQMSNFLASTTNQQEIASLDVKIHETIESINQLKTQRDFMLSFSTDPQDFIQEWLRSQRRDLKIITDVIGNPEEERRAAFYHQPWAQEAVGRHIFAKVQQRRQELEQVLGIRLT